Below is a genomic region from Thermococcus alcaliphilus.
CATCGTGGAGCTTTCTTTTTTCCTCTTCTCTAAGCTGCCAGTACTTCATATCTGGATCAAAGCCCTTGCTACGCAGGAATTCTATTGCATTTCTCAAATCCCCTGTAATACCCGGAAGTTCTGGATTTGATGCATAAGCAAGCATTTGAGCCAAAGTCCGAGTTTCTCTTCCAAAGAGCCTCAGTTCTTTGCGGAGTTCTATCAAGTCCAACTCTTTTGCATCTTCTATTATATCAATGTTCATTCCATGAAATTGTCCGTCGATTTCTTGCATATCACCAACTGCACCAACCAAAGCCAAGTAGCTTAGGTCTTTGTTTCTTTCGTTTATCGCCCTTGCTATGAAGTAAGCAACACCAGAACCGCTCAAGTCTCTAACGCTATCTGCTCCAAATTGGGTGGGATTTACGAGTATATGGTTTTCTTGTTCGATTTCACCATCTTCTGGGGGATGGTGATCTGCTATAACAACACTAGCATCCTTTAGATAGTTCTCAATCAGCTTTATAGACCCGCTTCCAAGATCACTGAAAACATAAATTTTCTGCTTTTCTTCTGCAAGCTCTTTTAACGTATCTTCCCCAAGCTGTTTCACTATGCTGAGATGAAAATCCGCACCTTCCCTAGCAAGCGCTTTTGCTAGAATTGCACCGGCAGTTATGCCATCTGCATCCCTGTGTGAAACAATACGGATAGTATGGCCTAACTCAATGTGCATCTTTATTAGCTCTGCACCTTCCCTAACCTTCTCCAAAAATGCGTTCTTATCCATTATACCACCTTAATAAGGAAAAAGGTGAAAATCAGCGAACGAGAAGCTTTGCTTGCTCTGGATCGTATCTCCACTTTGCTGGTAGCTTTCCGGTTCTCCTGTAGTATTTTACAAGTCTCCTGATCTTGCTCTCAGTAAGCTGAAGACCCCTCATTGAATGAAGGTCTTTGGGATGTTGTTCTAGGTGCTTCCTAAGTTTGACTGCCTTTCTAATGAGGAACATTAAATCCTCTGGAATCTCTGGAGCAAGGCCGTTCTCTTCGAGTATCTTGGTTATTTTCTTGCCAGTGATGAGTCTAACACTCGGAATTCCGTATTGATCCCTCAAAATAGTGCCTATCATGGCAGCACTATAACCTTCCTTCCTAAGCTTAACAACAAGATTTTCAACTTCCTCAGCAGTGTACTCCACCCATGTAGGTGGGGCTGTCCTCGGTGGCTTCTTTGATCCGGACTTTCCTCTTTTTCTTGCATGCAACCTTGCCATTTCCAACACCTCCCGGTGACGGCCAGCTACTGCCAGCCGCCCCTTATAAGATTGCCAATAGTGGGTGATAAAAGGGCTTTAAAAAGTTTGCCCTTGAGATGTTTTACGTTTTTAGAAAATAAGCAGGAAGACAATCTGCATTCGAAATTCTTATTAACATCAAAGGCAAAGATATTATTTAGAGCGGAGGGTTAGTTAATGAGAATTGAAATCAAACTTAAACCTGAAAATAAGAATGCTATAGTGCCCTTTAATTACAACGATGAAATTCATGACCAGCTGCTTGAAAAGATTTTCCTTGCGGCGCCAGATTTAGCTGAGGTGCTTCAAACGGAGTATAAGGATTACTTCACCTTTTCCAGGATAATGATTAGAGAGAGGGAGATTATTCCCGATAAAGGAATTAAAGTGCTCTCGGATGATATATCCCTCTACGTTTCATCTTCTCTCACCGAAATCATAAAGGCAATTGCAGAGGGGTTTATCTCGAATCCTATCTTAAAGGTGGGAGAAGCAACGTTCTCCATGGCCGACATAAAAATACTCCGGGAGCCAAAGATAAGGGATGGAACGCTTTTTTCAACGTTAAGCCCCATAGTTGTTAGGACAGCCAAGTTCGAAGACAATAAGGTAAAGATATGGGATCTTTATCCAAACAACGAAGGATTCCAAGACAAACTCAGGAAAATAATGCTTACAAAGTTTTCAGAGATAAATGGCAGACTCCCGGAGGATACCGACTTTCACCTTGATGTCATAAAATTCAAGCCTGTGAGAATAAAGGTTGGTAAGACGTATTACAGAGGCTCTCTGATGGTTTTCCGGTATTATGGGTCGAAGGAGATAGCAAAGTTTGGATACGAAAACGGCTTTGGAGACAAAACCAGCTATGGTTTCGGGATGGTTAAAGTAATTGATGAAGAAGAAGGACAATAGTGCCTAAGACTGTTTCTATCCCCCAAACCATGGCAACGAGCTGAGGCTCTTTTACTTTCTTTATTCTCATCAGCAAACCCAGAAAGCTTAGGTAAGGTGGGGCTTTTAAAGTTCCATCTTCCAAAACCTCTGTCCTTCCCAAAGGTCTGCCTTTAAATCGTATTTTAGACTTAAGGAGGAAGTCCACAAAATGGGGTAGCAGCAAAAATGCTGCAAATACTTCAACTTTACCTAAAATGCCAACCACTCCTATCAATGCCCCAAGGGACAACGTTCCAGTGTCCCCGGGGAAGATTCTAGCGGGGTATTTATTCCACCACAAAAATCCAAAGGCTACAGCACTTCCCGTCAATGCCAAAATTTGAGCGTCTCCAGAAGTTATCAATCCCAAAAAGAAGAGGGCTATAGCGGAAGTCCCCACCTCCAGCCCATTGAATCCTGCTAAGAGGTTCACCAGATTGGCAGAGCCAGTGATAAAGAGTACTGCAAAGAGATAGTATAGTAAGCCCAGTTCAAAGGAAGCCAGCAGAATATCCAGATTAGTATCTATGGATATCGAAATTACTATTGAGGAGACCAGCAAAGATAACAGAACTTTATGAGACTGTTTAAGCTGAGTTATGTCATCTATTATACCTATAATCCCAAAGAGAAGAAATATCAGAAGAGCCTTTGCGAGAGTTTCATTTAGAAGAGACACAAGACTTAGAGGCAATACGAGTAAAAGAGCAATGCCTCCCATTTCTGGAACCTCGGGTTTATCTAGCTTATGAATATCTCTTCCAACTATGCCGGCTTTTCTCATTAGCGAGCCGATGTAGGGGGTAAGAAGAAGGGAAAGGATAAAACCTACAACAGGCGTTATCATTATAACCACCCAAGCTAAATTAAGCAAGGACTTAATAACTCTTCCGCTACTATAAGAAATGTCACAGGGTGAAAAAGCATGGACATCCAGCTAGTTGTCTTCGATCTCGATGGAACCCTTGTGGGTGCGCCAATGGACTTTGCAGAAGTAAAGGAGAGATTAAGAGAGAGGCTTGAGAAGGAGGGAATATCAAAGGAGCTCATCGGTGATTTGACGCCCATGTATGAAACTCTGCTCAAGATATCCCAAAATACAGGTATGGATTTTGAATATCTGCATTCATTCCTCGTTGAACTGGAAGTAGAAAGGGCTAAGGACAGCTATTTGTTCGAAGGTTCCAGAGAGTTGCTAGAGCTTTTAAAAGAAAATGGGATAAAACTCGCCCTGATGACTAGGAGCTCTAGAAAGGCCACAGAATATGTGCTAAAAAAACATGGTATTGAGGAATTTTTTGACCTTGTAGTTACCAGGGATGATGTACCTCCAGAAGATGTTAAGCCAAATCCCGGCCATTTAAAGACAATACTAGAGCATTTTAATGTTCCACCAACAAAAGTAGTTGTAGTGGGAGATCATGGATATGACCTGCTCCCGGCAAAAGAACTAAGGTGTCTGAGTGTACTTATAACCTCCAACGAAAGCGGAAGAATGAGCTTTAAAATTGAAGAAGACGCAAACTTTGAAGTAATGAACGTCAAAGAGGCGATTGAACTTTTCAAGCGATTACTCAAGACATACGTTGTTGTACCGGCGTACAATGAAGAGAAAACAATAGGTAACGTCCTGAGGGACTTGCTCCAGTATTTCAAAGGAGAAGAGATTGTGGTCGTAAATGACGGGAGCAGAGACAAAACTAGAGAAGTGGCTCAAGAAAAAGGCGTGGTAGTGTTAACACACCTCGTAAACAGAGGGCTTGGAGGAGCATTGGGTACAGGGATAAGATATGCCCTCCTTAAAGGAGCTGAATTAATATTGACCTTTGATGCAGATGGCCAGCATTTAGTTGATGATGCCCTAAGAGTAATGAAGCCAGTTGCAGAAGGGAAGGCAGATTTTGCCGTGGGCTCAAGATTGAAAGGGGACGTAAGTGAAATGCCTTTTGTAAAACGCTTTGGAAATTTTGTTCTTGACTTTATAACGGCAGTGTTTGCTAAAAAATACGTTTCCGATTCCCAAAGCGGATTGCGGTGCTTGAATAGAGAATGTGCATCCAAAATAAAAATCACATGCGATAGATACGCTGTTTCAAGTGAAATAATAATCGAAGCCTCAAAGAACGGATGCAGAATAGTTGAAGTACCCATAAAAGCGGTTTATACCGAATATTCCAAAAAGAAAGGGACCAATATTTTAGAGGGCGTAAAAATAGCTTTTAACTTGCTGTTGGATAGGATGAGGTGATAAAAATGTATGCCGTACAATACATCGCCGTTATTATTATCTTGGCACTTATGGTATACGTACTTGGAAAATACGGGAGAAAAGAGCTTGACTGGCAGGATCTGGTGTTCTGGGAAGCTTTGCTCCTCATAATGCTGATAATTTCCCTGAAACCGGTGGAGATTTCCTTAACAATAAAAAACATACTCGGGCTTGGAAGGGGTCTAGATGCATTGTTTGTGGTCTCTATAGGCCTCAGCTACCTGCTGTTGTTTAGGCTTTACATCGCAATAGACAAAGCTGAAAGGGAAATAACCGAACTAACACGTCGGATCGCAATAGAATTTCAGGAAATCAAGGAAATGCTAGAAAAACTAGAAAGGGATTAGTCATTTCCAAAAAGCTCTTCCAGGAATACCTTAACCCTCTCCTTGGGGACTTTAAACTGTCTTATTTTCACAATCCCTTTCTCTTGAGCTTCTTTCAGCAAAATCTCAGTTGCCTTGTTTGGATACATCTCCTCGTAAACTATTTCCCTAACTCCCGCATTTACCAGTAACTTAAAGCAGACATCGCATGGAAAGTGGGTAACATAAAGTGTGGCCCCTTCAAGGCTTATCCCCTTTCTAGCCGCCATTGCTATGACGTTCTGTTCTGCATGAACCGCTCTATGACAGTGACCATCGACTATCAGGCAACCCACATCTATACAGTGATCCATGTTCCTCGGGGCCCCATTATAGCCTGTCGCCAAAATGTAGCCGTCTTTTACGGCAACTGCTCCAACCCTAAGTCTAGGACATGTAGCCCTTAGACTCACGAGCTTTGCAATGAGCATGAAGTATTCATCTTTCGTGGGACGTATTTTCTTTATATGCTCTGCTCGCTCTTTATCTAGAACTATTTCTACCTCCATAGTACCACCTAA
It encodes:
- a CDS encoding DUF2304 domain-containing protein codes for the protein MYAVQYIAVIIILALMVYVLGKYGRKELDWQDLVFWEALLLIMLIISLKPVEISLTIKNILGLGRGLDALFVVSIGLSYLLLFRLYIAIDKAEREITELTRRIAIEFQEIKEMLEKLERD
- the cas6 gene encoding CRISPR-associated endoribonuclease Cas6; translated protein: MRIEIKLKPENKNAIVPFNYNDEIHDQLLEKIFLAAPDLAEVLQTEYKDYFTFSRIMIREREIIPDKGIKVLSDDISLYVSSSLTEIIKAIAEGFISNPILKVGEATFSMADIKILREPKIRDGTLFSTLSPIVVRTAKFEDNKVKIWDLYPNNEGFQDKLRKIMLTKFSEINGRLPEDTDFHLDVIKFKPVRIKVGKTYYRGSLMVFRYYGSKEIAKFGYENGFGDKTSYGFGMVKVIDEEEGQ
- a CDS encoding DHHA1 domain-containing protein, giving the protein MDKNAFLEKVREGAELIKMHIELGHTIRIVSHRDADGITAGAILAKALAREGADFHLSIVKQLGEDTLKELAEEKQKIYVFSDLGSGSIKLIENYLKDASVVIADHHPPEDGEIEQENHILVNPTQFGADSVRDLSGSGVAYFIARAINERNKDLSYLALVGAVGDMQEIDGQFHGMNIDIIEDAKELDLIELRKELRLFGRETRTLAQMLAYASNPELPGITGDLRNAIEFLRSKGFDPDMKYWQLREEEKRKLHDALVIHLIKNNASKEDIDRLIGDVVLIKLYPEGDPRHEAREFATLLNATGRLNMGTLGVAICLGDEKAFKDALKLVDEYKREQIEMRRYLIQNWSNAVEKEHAYIFYAGKNIKDTMVGIAATMAINAQLAKPEKPVIVLADSEEDGLVKGSARTTKKGIEKGYDLGEALRKAAEILGGEGGGHAIAAGIRIPKDKIDEFAELIDKLLEEQNSSGGTDEN
- a CDS encoding HAD-IA family hydrolase; this translates as MDIQLVVFDLDGTLVGAPMDFAEVKERLRERLEKEGISKELIGDLTPMYETLLKISQNTGMDFEYLHSFLVELEVERAKDSYLFEGSRELLELLKENGIKLALMTRSSRKATEYVLKKHGIEEFFDLVVTRDDVPPEDVKPNPGHLKTILEHFNVPPTKVVVVGDHGYDLLPAKELRCLSVLITSNESGRMSFKIEEDANFEVMNVKEAIELFKRLLKTYVVVPAYNEEKTIGNVLRDLLQYFKGEEIVVVNDGSRDKTREVAQEKGVVVLTHLVNRGLGGALGTGIRYALLKGAELILTFDADGQHLVDDALRVMKPVAEGKADFAVGSRLKGDVSEMPFVKRFGNFVLDFITAVFAKKYVSDSQSGLRCLNRECASKIKITCDRYAVSSEIIIEASKNGCRIVEVPIKAVYTEYSKKKGTNILEGVKIAFNLLLDRMR
- a CDS encoding 30S ribosomal protein S15; its protein translation is MARLHARKRGKSGSKKPPRTAPPTWVEYTAEEVENLVVKLRKEGYSAAMIGTILRDQYGIPSVRLITGKKITKILEENGLAPEIPEDLMFLIRKAVKLRKHLEQHPKDLHSMRGLQLTESKIRRLVKYYRRTGKLPAKWRYDPEQAKLLVR
- a CDS encoding UDP-N-acetylglucosamine--dolichyl-phosphate N-acetylglucosaminephosphotransferase, which produces MITPVVGFILSLLLTPYIGSLMRKAGIVGRDIHKLDKPEVPEMGGIALLLVLPLSLVSLLNETLAKALLIFLLFGIIGIIDDITQLKQSHKVLLSLLVSSIVISISIDTNLDILLASFELGLLYYLFAVLFITGSANLVNLLAGFNGLEVGTSAIALFFLGLITSGDAQILALTGSAVAFGFLWWNKYPARIFPGDTGTLSLGALIGVVGILGKVEVFAAFLLLPHFVDFLLKSKIRFKGRPLGRTEVLEDGTLKAPPYLSFLGLLMRIKKVKEPQLVAMVWGIETVLGTIVLLLHQLL
- a CDS encoding deoxycytidylate deaminase, translating into MEVEIVLDKERAEHIKKIRPTKDEYFMLIAKLVSLRATCPRLRVGAVAVKDGYILATGYNGAPRNMDHCIDVGCLIVDGHCHRAVHAEQNVIAMAARKGISLEGATLYVTHFPCDVCFKLLVNAGVREIVYEEMYPNKATEILLKEAQEKGIVKIRQFKVPKERVKVFLEELFGND